From Sulfurovum zhangzhouensis, the proteins below share one genomic window:
- a CDS encoding cation:proton antiporter: protein MNILALIILATALSLAINLLLKRFDVSTIVGYILTGFIIATFFDYAKIDQQVLGELAEFGVVFLMFTIGLEFSLTHMKRMKQEVFVFGILQVVLTALLFTYLSISLFDLELKSALIVGMALSLSSTAIVLTTLNANGDIHRPYGRYALGILLFQDVAVIPILLMVSFLAKPSDSVSDTVLDTLFSGFIVIFTLFVMGKYATTKFLSYVVDSKKEELFILAILLIVLSASLLAHAFGFSYSLGAFIAGMLIAESKYKHQIEADLVPFRDILLGLFFITVGLQINLAVIREYFFIIVGLTVAILLLKAIIIFAITVIFSFPKRAFKTALALAQVGEFSFAVFALAKSYELVDNEVLQVLISVVVVSLIFTSLAVKHVRAFTNLFYQQATEAMREPICSSCIENHIVVCGYSLLGQGIVAELKAQGITYVAIEHDRSLVELGHKKGDSVFFGNAASKRLLNALDIKNAIAVIIAIDNDEKIRLICEAIHSIDERIDMILKVTDIRQIEELSDLPIKSFINQNETVAKLLVSQALKCDMG from the coding sequence ATGAATATACTCGCGCTTATCATACTTGCTACAGCGCTCTCTCTTGCTATTAATCTACTTTTAAAGCGTTTTGATGTCTCTACCATCGTAGGATATATCCTTACCGGTTTTATCATCGCAACATTTTTTGATTATGCAAAGATCGACCAGCAAGTCTTAGGTGAACTTGCAGAGTTTGGTGTTGTCTTTTTGATGTTTACAATCGGTTTGGAGTTTTCTCTGACCCATATGAAACGTATGAAGCAGGAAGTATTTGTTTTTGGGATACTTCAAGTAGTACTCACTGCACTCTTATTCACCTACTTGAGTATCAGTCTATTTGATTTGGAGTTGAAAAGTGCATTGATAGTGGGGATGGCACTTTCACTCTCCTCTACAGCTATTGTCCTGACCACACTTAACGCCAATGGTGACATTCATCGTCCTTATGGTAGATACGCCTTGGGAATTCTTCTATTTCAAGATGTTGCGGTAATCCCTATATTGCTTATGGTCTCTTTTTTGGCTAAACCTTCTGATTCTGTATCTGACACTGTTTTAGATACACTCTTTTCTGGCTTTATTGTAATCTTTACACTTTTTGTGATGGGTAAATATGCTACAACCAAATTTTTGAGCTATGTGGTGGATAGTAAAAAAGAGGAACTTTTTATTCTTGCAATCTTGCTGATCGTTCTTTCTGCATCACTTCTTGCACATGCATTTGGATTTTCTTATTCACTTGGTGCCTTCATTGCCGGTATGTTGATTGCTGAAAGTAAATATAAGCATCAGATAGAAGCAGACCTTGTTCCTTTTAGAGATATTCTACTTGGACTTTTCTTTATCACAGTAGGGCTTCAGATCAATCTTGCAGTGATCAGGGAGTATTTTTTTATTATTGTCGGGCTGACTGTAGCAATACTCCTTCTAAAAGCGATTATTATCTTTGCGATTACCGTGATTTTCTCATTTCCAAAACGCGCATTTAAAACCGCATTGGCACTTGCACAGGTAGGGGAGTTTTCCTTTGCTGTCTTTGCATTGGCTAAGTCCTATGAATTAGTCGACAATGAAGTGTTACAGGTACTCATCTCGGTAGTCGTTGTTTCACTGATCTTTACTTCATTGGCAGTGAAGCATGTCAGGGCGTTTACAAATCTGTTTTATCAGCAGGCTACTGAAGCAATGCGAGAACCGATATGTTCGTCATGTATTGAAAATCATATTGTAGTGTGTGGTTACTCATTGCTTGGTCAGGGCATCGTAGCAGAGCTTAAAGCCCAAGGGATCACCTATGTTGCGATAGAACATGATAGGAGTCTCGTAGAGTTGGGACACAAAAAAGGTGATAGTGTTTTTTTTGGAAATGCAGCCTCTAAAAGACTGTTAAATGCATTGGATATTAAAAATGCGATCGCTGTGATTATCGCAATTGATAATGATGAGAAGATTCGGTTGATCTGTGAAGCCATTCACAGTATTGATGAGAGAATTGATATGATTCTTAAAGTTACAGATATTAGACAGATTGAGGAGCTTTCAGATCTGCCGATCAAAAGTTTTATCAATCAGAATGAAACTGTTGCAAAACTTCTGGTTAGTCAAGCACTAAAGTGTGATATGGGTTAA
- a CDS encoding rhodanese-like domain-containing protein, producing MGWKSILFISLLTFSYAQETPKMLHAHSIEVKYTAMDGSVKEVTVARDSDLRCRDIPFDGKTFWSEEYPLKTVPEFCKKSFITTAGQLSPMKIDEKIDTYGELEVLEFLDEMQEDQNMLFVDSRKKEWYEARTIPGSHNIPFIYFTEKGKWEKKKQEALTLLGIKITKEGYDFSEAKTVLFFCNGVWCRQSPQMIEALLEMGYPPEKMKWYRGGLQSWLNVGMTSIIP from the coding sequence ATGGGGTGGAAATCTATACTTTTTATCTCTTTACTTACTTTTAGTTATGCTCAAGAGACTCCAAAAATGCTTCACGCGCATAGTATTGAGGTCAAGTACACAGCTATGGACGGCAGTGTAAAAGAGGTAACGGTCGCCAGGGATTCAGATCTAAGGTGTAGAGACATACCTTTTGACGGAAAAACATTTTGGAGTGAAGAGTATCCTCTAAAAACAGTGCCGGAATTCTGTAAAAAGAGTTTTATTACTACAGCGGGTCAGCTTTCTCCGATGAAAATAGATGAAAAGATCGATACTTATGGTGAACTTGAAGTGCTGGAGTTTCTTGATGAGATGCAGGAAGATCAAAATATGCTCTTTGTTGACAGTCGTAAAAAAGAGTGGTATGAAGCTCGAACGATCCCCGGTTCGCACAATATCCCGTTTATCTATTTTACCGAAAAAGGAAAATGGGAAAAAAAGAAACAGGAAGCACTTACTCTTTTGGGAATAAAGATAACAAAAGAGGGGTATGATTTCTCAGAAGCTAAAACAGTACTTTTTTTCTGTAACGGTGTATGGTGCAGACAGTCTCCGCAAATGATAGAAGCACTACTGGAGATGGGATATCCGCCTGAAAAGATGAAGTGGTACCGAGGTGGGTTACAGAGTTGGCTTAATGTCGGCATGACCTCTATTATTCCTTAA